A portion of the Leptospira kanakyensis genome contains these proteins:
- the fliW gene encoding flagellar assembly protein FliW yields MSVTIHTKPFGTIQVDAKQILKFPQGLLGFDEFDEYALIEESPESPFKWLQSTKESGLAFIVIQPELFMNDYKPAVSDEELHDIGLTTWKDGLIFLIVTIPHDNPKGMTANLQGPIILNGKEGKGKQCISRDENHPIRKNIIESMEEMSSEKV; encoded by the coding sequence ATGTCGGTAACGATTCACACAAAACCTTTCGGAACCATCCAAGTGGACGCAAAACAAATCCTAAAATTCCCGCAAGGGTTACTTGGATTTGATGAATTTGATGAGTATGCTCTCATTGAAGAAAGTCCAGAAAGTCCATTTAAATGGTTACAATCCACAAAGGAATCGGGACTTGCATTTATTGTCATCCAACCTGAACTATTTATGAATGATTATAAACCAGCGGTTTCTGATGAGGAATTACATGACATTGGACTTACCACTTGGAAAGACGGCCTTATTTTTCTCATTGTTACCATTCCCCATGATAACCCAAAAGGGATGACGGCCAATTTACAAGGCCCGATCATTTTGAATGGAAAAGAAGGAAAAGGGAAACAATGTATTTCTCGAGATGAAAATCATCCCATTCGAAAAAATATAATCGAATCTATGGAAGAGATGTCTTCCGAAAAGGTATAA
- the aat gene encoding leucyl/phenylalanyl-tRNA--protein transferase has product MTQRTFDQFFKNPRTWKEDLIAVGGDFSVERLLYAYTHGIFPWSEDPVRWYCLDPRAIFDLQRVHFSKTVQRKVKQGKFRISFNEAFPIVMQGCSYREKDNTWITPGFIEGYAELHRLGWAHSVEVWNSENVLVGGVYGVAIGKFFAGESMFSFESDAGKVGLYHLFEKLRTSGFELFDTQQLNHVTWQLGAYEIPKLSYLDRLERALGDSQPWVIPT; this is encoded by the coding sequence TTGACACAAAGGACATTTGATCAATTCTTTAAAAACCCACGGACATGGAAGGAAGATTTAATCGCTGTAGGTGGGGATTTTTCCGTAGAGCGTTTGTTATATGCATATACGCATGGAATTTTCCCTTGGTCGGAAGATCCAGTTCGTTGGTATTGTCTGGATCCCCGTGCCATCTTTGATTTACAAAGAGTTCATTTTTCCAAAACCGTTCAGAGAAAAGTAAAACAAGGAAAATTTCGGATTAGTTTTAATGAAGCCTTTCCCATCGTGATGCAAGGTTGTTCTTATAGAGAAAAAGATAATACTTGGATCACACCTGGATTTATCGAAGGTTATGCGGAACTACATAGGTTGGGATGGGCCCATTCCGTAGAAGTTTGGAATTCAGAGAATGTACTCGTTGGTGGGGTTTATGGAGTTGCCATTGGCAAATTTTTTGCCGGGGAAAGTATGTTTTCTTTTGAATCAGATGCAGGGAAGGTGGGATTGTATCATCTATTTGAAAAACTAAGAACTTCTGGTTTTGAGCTTTTTGACACCCAACAACTCAATCATGTGACCTGGCAGTTGGGTGCTTACGAAATTCCCAAACTATCTTATTTAGATCGTTTGGAGCGGGCGTTAGGTGATTCGCAGCCTTGGGTCATTCCAACTTGA
- a CDS encoding metallophosphoesterase — MKFALIGDIHGYWNQLDIEYFNASDYDCLFFTGDLRGNPKLGKISFQGLTKRAYMIPGNWDGMSLTSIIGEVIQSKILIHSGQIGQNRRMRKLSELVKPISLLGYSSLVLSPELDLSLIVGRPHAMGGGLSFAPNMQKTYMVSNMETSIEKYKRLIDGTKEKNLFFLSHNGPFGLGAAKNSIYGAEFKKEGGDWGDMDLTEAISYAKSIGKKVPLVLSGHMHHAISKKKERETHEYTGGTFYVNGAKVPRIQEGKHFHTKIEWDGGSATVIPLWV; from the coding sequence ATGAAATTTGCACTGATTGGAGACATCCACGGGTATTGGAACCAACTTGATATCGAGTATTTCAATGCATCGGATTACGATTGTTTGTTTTTTACAGGAGACCTTCGAGGAAATCCCAAACTTGGTAAAATTTCTTTCCAAGGTCTCACCAAACGCGCGTATATGATACCCGGGAATTGGGATGGGATGAGTCTCACATCTATCATTGGAGAAGTGATCCAATCCAAAATCCTCATCCATTCAGGGCAAATTGGTCAAAACCGTAGGATGCGAAAACTTTCAGAGTTAGTAAAACCTATCTCATTACTCGGTTACAGTTCTTTAGTTTTATCCCCTGAATTGGATTTAAGCCTTATCGTAGGGCGGCCTCATGCTATGGGTGGGGGTCTTAGTTTTGCACCCAATATGCAAAAAACCTATATGGTTTCCAATATGGAAACATCGATCGAAAAATACAAACGTCTGATCGATGGAACCAAAGAGAAAAATTTATTTTTTCTTTCGCATAACGGGCCTTTTGGTTTGGGTGCAGCAAAAAATTCAATTTATGGGGCAGAATTTAAAAAAGAAGGTGGGGACTGGGGAGACATGGATCTAACAGAAGCCATTAGTTACGCTAAATCCATCGGGAAAAAAGTACCCTTGGTTCTGTCGGGCCATATGCACCACGCCATTAGTAAAAAGAAAGAAAGAGAAACCCATGAATACACAGGCGGAACTTTCTATGTCAATGGAGCCAAGGTCCCAAGAATCCAAGAAGGAAAACATTTCCATACAAAGATCGAATGGGACGGAGGTTCAGCCACTGTGATTCCCCTTTGGGTTTAG
- a CDS encoding flagellar hook-associated protein 3 produces the protein MRITNMMQNNSLVRNLNRHQVAMDETQTQLGTGLKIRKPSDDPGAATNQMYFRSRLNELSQYEENIGDGYQRLQQIDGVLDKMGEIFQRARVLTVQAGNGIYQGDKGFELEVAIGKEIDQHLRAIVDLANARDATGQPLFGGHVIERPPFEPIESKIKGLQGLELKNQYVGVEYRGDIGEQLREIEKGEYIPITIPGNKVFWGTNVSVTSKVDNSAYQATSDQKFKIDGVEIHISVGDTIDDVIDKINNSPLEVKASKLAQDNISISSTAPHQIWLEDVDGGTVLRDIGLIEPSASEPPNNFSKSATVTGLSVFDVLIQLRNDLIQKDQERIGGRDLGDLDLALENILRHRSTIGARMNRLEQHEERVSYDKMYMTELLAKNEGIDFPETIMNMKWLETIHSYALNVGSKIIKPTLMDFLR, from the coding sequence ATCAGAATCACTAACATGATGCAAAACAATTCCTTGGTGCGGAACTTAAACCGCCACCAAGTGGCTATGGACGAAACCCAAACCCAACTCGGTACAGGATTAAAAATCCGTAAACCATCGGATGATCCGGGTGCGGCCACAAACCAAATGTACTTCAGGTCACGTCTGAACGAACTTTCCCAATACGAAGAAAACATTGGGGATGGATACCAAAGGTTACAACAGATTGATGGTGTCCTAGACAAAATGGGAGAAATTTTCCAAAGGGCTCGTGTTCTTACGGTTCAGGCCGGAAACGGAATTTACCAAGGGGACAAGGGATTTGAATTGGAAGTGGCGATCGGTAAAGAGATCGACCAACATTTACGTGCCATTGTGGATCTTGCCAATGCTCGTGATGCGACCGGACAACCTTTGTTTGGTGGTCATGTCATCGAAAGACCTCCCTTTGAACCAATTGAATCGAAAATTAAAGGTCTGCAAGGCCTCGAACTCAAAAACCAATACGTAGGTGTAGAGTATCGCGGTGATATCGGAGAACAACTCCGTGAAATCGAAAAAGGCGAATACATTCCCATTACCATTCCTGGTAACAAAGTGTTTTGGGGAACCAACGTCAGTGTCACTTCCAAAGTGGATAACTCTGCTTACCAAGCCACTTCCGACCAAAAGTTTAAAATTGATGGAGTGGAGATTCATATCTCTGTGGGTGATACCATCGACGATGTGATTGATAAAATCAATAACTCACCATTGGAAGTCAAAGCAAGTAAACTTGCTCAAGATAACATTTCTATTTCTTCTACAGCACCTCACCAAATTTGGTTAGAGGATGTGGATGGAGGGACTGTACTTCGTGACATTGGACTCATTGAACCAAGTGCGAGCGAACCACCGAATAACTTTTCTAAGTCGGCAACGGTCACTGGACTTTCTGTATTTGATGTTCTCATCCAACTTCGAAATGATTTGATCCAAAAAGACCAAGAACGAATCGGTGGAAGGGATTTGGGTGATTTGGATTTGGCTTTGGAAAATATCCTTCGCCACCGGTCAACCATTGGTGCTCGTATGAATCGTTTGGAACAACATGAAGAACGAGTTTCTTACGACAAAATGTATATGACAGAACTTCTTGCTAAAAACGAAGGTATCGATTTCCCAGAAACCATTATGAATATGAAGTGGTTAGAAACAATTCATAGTTATGCGTTAAATGTTGGTTCTAAAATTATCAAACCAACTCTTATGGATTTCCTTCGGTAA
- a CDS encoding lysophospholipid acyltransferase family protein, with the protein MKRRFLVWLLPLIAVWFQRLIGLTSRFRFLTNERYEELFKNKKPFIYSIWHTNVLYSPYLHRGKDVAVLISESKDGDYINQVVHRFGNTSVRGSSSKGGSKALKAVIQHLKKGLPAAFTPDGPRGPAFILQPGIIAAAQVTQVPIVPFHYECSRQWILERAWDKHRVPKPFTTFVVSYGEPISVPRNLNEEEFEAIRLKVEDAMLKNRDLTRKEAERIHRGESK; encoded by the coding sequence TTGAAACGTAGATTTTTAGTCTGGTTGTTGCCACTCATCGCCGTTTGGTTCCAACGTTTGATTGGCCTCACTTCCAGGTTTCGTTTTCTGACAAACGAACGATACGAAGAATTATTCAAAAACAAAAAACCATTTATCTATTCAATTTGGCATACGAACGTTTTGTACTCTCCTTATTTGCACAGGGGAAAAGACGTAGCCGTTTTGATTTCTGAATCCAAAGACGGAGACTATATCAATCAAGTCGTTCATCGGTTTGGAAATACAAGTGTTCGGGGGAGTAGTTCCAAAGGTGGGTCAAAGGCATTAAAGGCTGTGATCCAACATTTAAAGAAAGGTTTACCTGCTGCCTTTACACCTGACGGCCCACGTGGCCCCGCCTTCATTCTCCAACCGGGAATCATTGCTGCAGCGCAGGTCACTCAAGTTCCCATAGTTCCATTTCATTATGAGTGTAGTAGGCAATGGATTTTAGAAAGAGCTTGGGACAAACATAGAGTTCCGAAACCCTTTACTACTTTTGTTGTTTCTTACGGCGAACCCATTTCGGTTCCTCGTAATTTGAATGAAGAAGAGTTTGAAGCAATACGTCTAAAAGTAGAAGATGCGATGTTAAAGAATCGTGATCTAACCAGAAAAGAAGCCGAACGAATTCATAGAGGAGAATCCAAATGA
- a CDS encoding DUF1289 domain-containing protein — MSLKSPCTKVCMMDPDSGLCAGCFRTIEEIGKWSVMTEEEREKVWSELPQRKAGNSLR; from the coding sequence ATGTCACTAAAATCGCCTTGTACCAAAGTCTGTATGATGGATCCCGACTCAGGACTCTGTGCGGGATGTTTTCGAACCATTGAGGAGATTGGAAAATGGTCGGTGATGACCGAAGAGGAGAGAGAAAAAGTTTGGAGTGAGCTCCCGCAAAGAAAAGCGGGAAACTCTCTCAGGTAA
- the flgK gene encoding flagellar hook-associated protein FlgK yields MGSTFQGIEIGKRGLSVHQQAIQTTGHNISNADNKHYARQRVVMNSMDPLYEPAFNRAEVPGQIGQGVKISEIERVRDNFIDDRIIDSSSLKEYWGKKNDYLYQVETVFNEPTGTTLRSMMDQFWSSWEDLSNYPEETAHRAVVQEKAEALGSRMEDVYRKLSLLRDQSNREIESKVNHLNTVAENIKSLNEKITKSQALGDNPNDLLDRRDELLQELAGMADITIGRSDEDELMVFIGQQILVQGQKVHKIDLVGNPNNDGLLDLKWSETGDTVLLRKGSIQALYEIRDRILVEKINAVDALAINAMDVINEIHKDGFGLNGKTNLNFFESRALATNTFGEIDTDGDGLNDKTAVFRVTGRTSIDADRPIGISGTMRFLKASPGGETEILVPYSKDDTLNAVIKRINRSETGVVAYMSHDNQLALKATTNPLDKKENFMIRHLEDSGELLVGLTGILTATGVAGSFDYRKVGEINKFQANAQDITLTPMYHPSSFFKMSEDVRNNPANIAAARGKDVNGSGDYNSPNGQKDGSNALLIAAALREKPVMFDYSKTTDDFYNSLISRLGTEAREAKQEYTTQNELMVELENMRQSVMGVNLDEEMANMVQFQQSYNASARMISTLNEMLDTIINRLGV; encoded by the coding sequence ATGGGATCAACATTCCAAGGAATTGAAATAGGAAAACGAGGACTTTCGGTCCACCAACAAGCGATCCAAACCACTGGTCATAACATATCCAATGCGGATAACAAACATTATGCTCGCCAACGAGTGGTGATGAATAGTATGGATCCCCTTTATGAGCCAGCTTTCAACCGAGCAGAAGTGCCGGGGCAAATTGGACAAGGGGTAAAAATTTCCGAAATCGAAAGAGTTCGTGATAATTTCATTGATGACCGTATCATTGATTCTTCTTCTCTCAAAGAATATTGGGGGAAAAAGAACGATTATTTATACCAAGTAGAAACTGTTTTTAATGAACCAACAGGAACGACCCTTCGTTCTATGATGGATCAGTTTTGGTCTTCTTGGGAAGATCTTTCTAACTATCCAGAAGAAACAGCACATAGAGCCGTGGTCCAGGAAAAAGCGGAAGCCCTTGGTTCTCGAATGGAAGATGTGTATAGAAAACTTTCATTACTTCGCGACCAGTCCAATCGTGAGATTGAATCAAAAGTAAATCATTTGAATACAGTGGCAGAGAATATCAAATCTCTGAATGAAAAAATCACAAAATCACAAGCATTAGGTGATAATCCCAATGACCTTTTGGATAGAAGGGATGAACTTTTACAAGAACTAGCGGGGATGGCGGACATTACCATTGGTCGTAGCGATGAAGACGAACTTATGGTTTTTATTGGCCAACAGATCCTAGTCCAAGGCCAAAAGGTTCACAAAATCGATTTGGTTGGAAATCCAAATAACGATGGCCTTTTAGATTTAAAATGGTCAGAGACTGGGGATACAGTCCTTCTTCGTAAGGGAAGTATCCAAGCTTTATACGAAATCAGAGACCGAATCCTTGTCGAAAAAATCAATGCGGTGGATGCCCTTGCCATCAATGCAATGGATGTCATCAACGAAATCCATAAAGATGGATTTGGTTTGAATGGAAAAACCAATCTTAACTTTTTTGAAAGTCGAGCACTCGCCACCAATACCTTTGGTGAAATTGATACCGATGGAGATGGACTCAACGATAAAACCGCAGTGTTTCGTGTGACAGGTCGTACATCAATTGATGCCGATCGTCCGATTGGAATTTCCGGAACCATGCGTTTTCTAAAAGCAAGTCCTGGGGGAGAAACTGAAATTTTAGTTCCTTATTCCAAAGATGATACTTTGAATGCAGTCATCAAACGAATCAATCGTTCGGAAACAGGTGTTGTGGCTTACATGTCGCATGACAACCAGTTGGCGCTAAAAGCAACCACGAACCCTCTCGATAAAAAAGAAAACTTTATGATCCGCCACTTAGAAGACTCCGGGGAACTTCTTGTGGGTCTTACTGGAATCTTAACAGCGACTGGGGTTGCTGGGTCTTTTGATTACCGAAAAGTGGGTGAGATCAACAAATTCCAAGCCAATGCGCAGGACATCACTCTCACACCGATGTATCATCCTTCTTCTTTCTTTAAAATGTCAGAAGATGTGAGAAACAATCCGGCAAACATTGCCGCAGCTCGTGGTAAAGATGTGAATGGATCTGGTGATTACAATTCACCAAACGGTCAAAAAGACGGATCCAATGCCCTTCTCATTGCAGCGGCCCTCCGAGAAAAACCGGTGATGTTTGATTATTCCAAAACAACGGATGATTTTTATAACTCACTCATCTCTAGACTAGGGACAGAAGCAAGAGAAGCAAAACAAGAGTATACCACTCAAAATGAACTGATGGTGGAACTAGAAAACATGCGTCAGTCTGTGATGGGTGTGAACTTAGATGAGGAGATGGCCAATATGGTTCAGTTCCAACAATCTTATAATGCTTCCGCAAGAATGATCTCAACACTCAATGAAATGTTAGATACCATCATCAATAGGTTAGGTGTATAA
- the flgN gene encoding flagellar export chaperone FlgN, producing MLDWVESLRSLFTNEIDCYKRLLELEGKKRAAIHSADGKTLESLVKDSYHIMVEASELERIRMKAIEDVYEKEKFTKDESSITLTSFLNQMDRDSNFKLKTFALELKKVVADLKDAIITNDKLLKTRKEFLQTTVDSLQELSREKVYTSHKQPTRRGQGQKGAIILNATA from the coding sequence ATGTTGGATTGGGTAGAATCACTTAGAAGTTTATTTACTAATGAAATAGACTGTTACAAGCGCCTTCTGGAATTGGAAGGCAAAAAAAGAGCGGCCATCCATTCTGCGGACGGAAAAACTCTCGAGTCCCTTGTCAAAGATAGTTATCATATTATGGTAGAAGCCTCCGAATTGGAACGAATTCGCATGAAGGCCATCGAAGACGTCTACGAAAAAGAAAAATTCACAAAAGACGAATCTTCCATCACTCTCACTAGTTTTTTAAACCAAATGGATCGTGATTCCAATTTTAAACTCAAAACCTTTGCTTTAGAATTAAAGAAGGTCGTGGCAGATTTGAAAGATGCCATCATCACGAATGATAAACTCTTAAAAACAAGAAAAGAGTTTTTGCAAACAACTGTTGACTCTTTGCAAGAGTTATCCAGAGAAAAAGTTTATACCTCACACAAACAACCGACAAGGCGTGGGCAGGGCCAAAAGGGCGCGATCATTTTGAACGCGACTGCCTAG
- a CDS encoding LIC10235 family protein, protein MKPKSIKPDELSKIFAELKKGEETAIGSYLVKGVRLQISKYNLSGAERVQLLYKRRRAQGMCIVCGKKVTKKNPSTDQLYRLCEEHRNKIDKGTK, encoded by the coding sequence ATGAAACCTAAATCGATAAAACCGGATGAGCTGAGTAAGATTTTTGCCGAATTAAAAAAAGGCGAAGAGACTGCCATCGGAAGCTATTTGGTAAAAGGGGTTCGCCTTCAAATCAGTAAATACAATCTTTCCGGTGCAGAGCGAGTTCAATTGTTATACAAAAGAAGAAGAGCCCAAGGAATGTGTATTGTATGCGGAAAAAAAGTCACAAAGAAGAATCCATCTACAGACCAACTCTATAGATTGTGCGAAGAACACCGCAATAAGATCGATAAAGGTACTAAATAA
- a CDS encoding DUF962 domain-containing protein, protein MEKKYKTLKDFFPFYLEEHSNPFNRALHFIGSSLALGCILGFLSTGKFYILAFALVSGYFFAWIGHFFVEKNRPATFTYPFYSFISDWIMYFKMLTGRIDVEFAKIKSNKG, encoded by the coding sequence ATGGAAAAGAAATACAAAACACTCAAAGATTTTTTCCCATTTTATTTAGAAGAACATAGTAATCCCTTCAACCGTGCTCTTCACTTCATTGGATCAAGTCTAGCCTTAGGATGTATCCTTGGATTTTTATCTACAGGTAAGTTCTATATCTTAGCCTTTGCCCTTGTTAGTGGGTATTTCTTCGCATGGATTGGGCATTTTTTTGTAGAAAAGAACCGACCGGCAACCTTTACCTATCCGTTTTATTCTTTTATCTCCGATTGGATCATGTATTTCAAGATGTTGACCGGGCGCATCGATGTAGAATTTGCCAAAATTAAGTCAAATAAAGGATAA
- a CDS encoding RNA polymerase sigma factor translates to MKRYQGMVFSQAKKAFLTDEEAEDFTQEVFLKTYESLSQFRGESQFSTWLFQIARFRLTKVFKKKKLPITDWKEDISSVADHSKPSVVDILDKEETSHNLRSLIAKLPKSYQMPILLHYFENKPLKEIASDLNIKLGTIKSHISRGKDLIRKWWSHEIES, encoded by the coding sequence ATGAAAAGATACCAAGGTATGGTATTTTCACAGGCAAAAAAAGCCTTCCTCACGGATGAAGAAGCAGAAGATTTCACCCAAGAAGTTTTTTTAAAAACTTACGAATCACTCAGCCAATTTCGCGGTGAATCACAATTTTCCACTTGGTTGTTTCAGATCGCAAGGTTTCGCCTAACAAAAGTTTTTAAAAAGAAAAAACTACCCATTACTGATTGGAAAGAAGATATCAGTTCTGTTGCCGATCATTCAAAACCTAGTGTAGTAGATATTTTAGACAAAGAAGAAACAAGCCACAACTTGCGATCCCTCATTGCAAAATTACCAAAATCATACCAAATGCCGATTTTATTACATTACTTTGAAAATAAACCTCTCAAAGAAATTGCATCCGATTTAAATATAAAACTGGGTACGATCAAAAGCCATATTTCCAGAGGGAAGGATCTTATCAGAAAATGGTGGTCACATGAAATCGAAAGTTGA
- a CDS encoding alpha-glucosidase encodes MVSRLFFLSFSIFFLECASRVISNLPISEESFPITQKIQWIQSTNEFTLRNQSLAKDFIKLSLNEPFLLAFAKETTSKYRMASFQFKENLQKSCTKQSIDEIKKESGKVSITGKLTGKDCSSDYQILFIAKSETEIEFKITLSDPTLNRIQLHYGSSPDEKIFGLGEQFTYDELKGKTPFLFTEEQGVGRGDQPITAGANLLAGAGGNAYTTYAPIPHYITSENRSVFFENSGYANFDFGDSKKIKVEFWDFQSEKSLTGTIWIGTSSKALIEAYTKKTGRFPKLPDWAYGTWLGIQGGTEKVSAIVKQAKDAGNPVTALWIQDWCGRRVTNFGDQLKWRWYADDTLYPDFKKFVKSMNDQNLQVLGYINSFLADTDPKKPGDDFTNPLLTEAKSKGYLVKNQNGEDYLIQTVGFPAYLIDLTNPAAVRWTKDLIKKNMIGMGLSGWMADFGEWLPYDAKLYSGVDAKIYHNRYPVDWAKVNREAIREAGMEGKIVFFTRAGYSYSNAHSTLFWEGDQMVSFGTNDGLPSSIVGLTSSGISGYALNHSDIGGYTTISNPLRNYHRPKELLLRWAEASAFTPVFRTHEGNKPLKNWQVYTYTKPDGTKSLGDEDTVTLFAKIARIHFALKPYIQSLVEEASQTGIPVVRHNAIVEPEDKNLLKYKYQFFLGDDLLVAPVVESGEIVQEVYLPRGRWQHLWTGTTYDGYRKVQVPAPIGKPPAFIRVGGKSEGLIRSSISSIRNKD; translated from the coding sequence ATGGTATCTCGTTTATTTTTTCTCTCGTTTTCAATTTTCTTTTTGGAATGTGCTTCTCGGGTCATTTCCAACCTTCCCATTTCGGAAGAATCCTTTCCCATAACACAAAAAATCCAATGGATTCAATCCACAAATGAATTCACATTAAGAAACCAGTCCCTCGCAAAAGACTTTATCAAACTTTCGTTAAACGAACCGTTTCTTTTGGCTTTTGCCAAAGAAACCACATCCAAATATCGGATGGCATCCTTTCAATTTAAAGAAAACCTCCAAAAATCCTGCACCAAACAATCCATAGATGAAATCAAAAAAGAATCGGGAAAAGTCAGCATCACAGGAAAGTTAACGGGAAAGGATTGTTCTAGCGATTACCAAATCCTCTTTATCGCTAAATCCGAAACCGAAATCGAATTCAAAATCACCCTTTCGGATCCCACACTCAACAGAATCCAGCTCCATTACGGTTCTTCACCTGATGAAAAAATCTTTGGGCTCGGCGAACAATTCACTTATGATGAACTCAAAGGAAAAACTCCGTTTTTGTTTACAGAAGAACAAGGAGTCGGACGCGGTGACCAACCGATCACGGCAGGAGCAAACTTACTCGCAGGTGCCGGTGGAAACGCTTACACAACCTATGCACCGATCCCTCACTATATTACTTCCGAAAACCGTTCTGTTTTTTTTGAAAACAGTGGTTATGCGAATTTTGATTTTGGAGATTCCAAAAAAATCAAAGTAGAATTTTGGGATTTCCAATCGGAAAAATCTCTTACCGGAACCATTTGGATTGGAACTTCTTCCAAAGCTCTGATTGAAGCTTATACCAAAAAAACAGGTAGATTTCCAAAACTCCCAGATTGGGCTTATGGAACTTGGCTTGGTATCCAAGGGGGAACTGAAAAAGTTTCTGCCATCGTCAAACAAGCAAAAGATGCAGGAAACCCTGTGACAGCACTTTGGATCCAGGACTGGTGCGGAAGACGAGTTACAAATTTTGGAGACCAACTCAAATGGCGTTGGTATGCGGATGATACTTTGTATCCTGACTTTAAAAAATTTGTTAAGTCGATGAATGATCAAAATTTACAGGTGTTAGGTTATATTAATTCCTTCCTTGCCGATACAGATCCTAAAAAACCGGGAGATGATTTTACAAACCCACTCTTAACAGAAGCAAAATCAAAAGGGTATCTTGTAAAAAACCAAAACGGTGAAGACTATCTCATCCAAACCGTTGGATTTCCCGCTTACCTGATTGACCTCACCAATCCGGCAGCCGTTCGTTGGACCAAAGACCTGATCAAAAAAAATATGATTGGGATGGGTCTTTCTGGTTGGATGGCTGATTTCGGAGAGTGGTTGCCTTATGACGCCAAACTTTATTCAGGTGTTGATGCCAAAATCTATCACAACCGTTATCCGGTCGATTGGGCCAAGGTCAATCGTGAGGCCATAAGAGAAGCTGGGATGGAAGGAAAAATTGTTTTTTTCACAAGAGCCGGATACAGTTATTCCAATGCCCACTCTACACTTTTTTGGGAAGGAGACCAAATGGTGAGTTTTGGAACCAATGACGGACTTCCTTCTTCTATCGTTGGACTCACAAGTTCAGGTATCAGTGGTTATGCGCTCAATCATAGTGATATTGGTGGTTACACAACCATTTCCAATCCACTTCGTAACTATCATAGACCCAAAGAACTTCTTTTACGATGGGCGGAAGCCTCTGCCTTCACACCAGTTTTCCGTACGCATGAAGGAAACAAACCTCTCAAAAATTGGCAAGTTTATACTTATACCAAACCGGATGGAACCAAATCCCTTGGTGACGAAGACACAGTGACACTTTTTGCAAAAATTGCCAGAATCCATTTTGCTCTTAAACCATATATTCAAAGTTTGGTGGAAGAAGCATCTCAAACAGGAATTCCTGTAGTGCGACACAATGCGATTGTGGAACCTGAAGACAAAAATTTATTAAAGTATAAATACCAGTTTTTCCTAGGAGATGACCTTCTTGTGGCTCCGGTTGTGGAAAGTGGGGAAATTGTTCAGGAAGTTTACCTTCCTCGTGGAAGATGGCAACACCTTTGGACAGGAACCACTTACGACGGTTATAGAAAAGTACAAGTTCCCGCACCCATCGGAAAACCACCGGCTTTCATTCGTGTCGGTGGAAAATCGGAAGGCCTTATCCGTTCTTCGATTAGTTCCATTCGTAATAAAGACTAA
- a CDS encoding OsmC family protein, which translates to MTAVFEDKVVVSTAKTKYETKISAGKHSWIADEPASKEGTDLGPMPTELLASSLGACTSITVRMYADKKEYPLDSVEVHVTIDKRSAEDHKFTRVVVLSGNLSTEQRERLLAVANACPVHKLLSGKIEIETNLG; encoded by the coding sequence ATGACAGCAGTATTTGAAGACAAGGTAGTAGTATCCACTGCCAAAACGAAATACGAAACTAAAATTTCAGCAGGTAAACATAGTTGGATTGCTGACGAACCGGCTTCCAAAGAAGGAACGGATCTTGGGCCCATGCCAACAGAATTGTTAGCTTCTTCTTTAGGTGCTTGCACATCGATTACAGTAAGAATGTATGCTGATAAAAAAGAATATCCTTTGGATTCTGTAGAAGTTCACGTAACAATCGATAAACGATCAGCAGAGGATCATAAATTTACAAGAGTTGTGGTTCTTTCTGGAAATCTAAGCACAGAACAACGAGAGAGGTTACTCGCTGTTGCCAATGCTTGTCCGGTGCATAAACTTTTGTCTGGGAAAATTGAAATCGAAACTAATTTAGGTTAG
- the csrA gene encoding carbon storage regulator CsrA — translation MLVLARRSNQSIMIGDDIEIVIVDIKGDQVKIGVKAPKNVSVHRAEVYKEIQEENKKAAGANIKPEDLGKLGDLFKKKT, via the coding sequence GTGTTAGTTCTCGCAAGGAGGAGCAACCAATCGATTATGATCGGTGACGATATCGAAATTGTGATTGTCGATATCAAAGGGGATCAAGTTAAGATTGGTGTCAAAGCTCCCAAAAATGTTTCTGTCCACCGGGCGGAAGTGTATAAAGAAATTCAGGAAGAAAATAAAAAAGCCGCCGGAGCCAATATCAAACCAGAAGATTTGGGCAAACTCGGTGATTTGTTCAAAAAGAAAACTTAA